The nucleotide window ACTGGCTTGCAATCTCGTCCGGCGTGGCATCGACTATCGTGGTCGGCCTGCTCGGTCTGGTGCGTCGGCGACAATGGCGGCATGCCGGCGTGCTGATGTTGACGCCGCTGTACTGGCTGTGCCTGTCGATCGCCGCCTGGCGGGCGCTCGCGCACTACGTCTGGTGCCCATACCGATGGGACAAGACCCAACATGGCGTCGCCAGCCGTCCGCACCCGCTGGCACCGAAGGCATCTGCCTGGCGGCGTCGATGGCGGCGTTCAGAGGCCGCTACAGATACCGCTTCAGATCGGCCGCAGCCTCCTCGGGCTTGCGCTTGATGTTGAAGGGCGCGACGAAATTGCCGGACTTGTCCATCAGATAGATCAGCGCGGTGTGATCCATCGTGTAATCGCCGTCCTTGAGCGGAACTTTCTTGGCATAGACCCGATAGCCCTTTTCGATCTTCTCGATGGCCTCCGGCGTTCCGACCAGCCCCTTCAGATGCGGATCGAAACTCGACAGATAGTCCTTCATCGATTGTGGCGTGTCGCGCTCGGGATCGACCGAGACGAAATAGGCGTTGATTCGATCGGCGTCGCTGCCCATCGCAGCGAGTACCTGCGACAGTTCAAACAACGAGGTCGGACAGACGTCGGGGCAGCGGGTGAAACCGAAGAAGATCAGCGTCGGCTTACCCTTCATGCTCTGTTCGGTGACGATCTGGCCGTTGTGATCGGTAAGCCGGAATGGGCCGCCGATCGTCGCCGGCGCCGAAATCTTCTGCAAGCCACCGAGCAGCCACAGCACGACCACGAGACCGACAATCAGGCTGCCGGCGAAGGCGGCGACGATCACGAGCGGACGGATGGATTTGGCTTGTGCAGACATCGGCAGTGTCCTTCCGAACTCGGACCGGCCGAGGTGGCGGCGTGCCTGCCGGGCCGGAGCGAGGTGCGGATCGAACCGCACTGCTGCCCCCAATAGAGCGCCCGGCAGCGGCGGGCAAGCCGCCGCCCCGCCGCGCAGATCACGTCATGCGGAGAACGAGCCGCCACGGCCGGAGGGGACGAGAAAGGGGCGTCGGCGCAGAGACGTCAGCGGCCGGCTTGCGCCTGCGCGTCCATGTAACAGGGGCGGTACATCGACATCAATTGCTTGCCGCGCAGGAAGATCATGTGGCGCGTCAGGCCGCCCCGC belongs to Rhodopseudomonas palustris and includes:
- a CDS encoding SCO family protein: MSAQAKSIRPLVIVAAFAGSLIVGLVVVLWLLGGLQKISAPATIGGPFRLTDHNGQIVTEQSMKGKPTLIFFGFTRCPDVCPTSLFELSQVLAAMGSDADRINAYFVSVDPERDTPQSMKDYLSSFDPHLKGLVGTPEAIEKIEKGYRVYAKKVPLKDGDYTMDHTALIYLMDKSGNFVAPFNIKRKPEEAAADLKRYL